From one Rhodothermales bacterium genomic stretch:
- a CDS encoding efflux RND transporter periplasmic adaptor subunit produces MSICLVSRKAPATGARLPFLRPALGLFTGLVLVVSGCGDPEPPPVAAAVEVPPSLQMEAVAATNLVRLDARQVDQLDVRTEAVSASAMPFSLRVPGEVLPAPEHFALVSAPISGRIVRIHAHEGEAVRQGQILLELESLEYAGLVADVMRARAELSYQQQQAERLKQLVEKKIAAQNTLEKTEADLSRAKAEYSAANARISALGISPETVAGWSEETGAGPMLAVRAPITGVIDQHDIDLGQSVTAYQQMMSLVNPAHVLIRGFVPPEEAELIQSGDTVSIQSVEAQGRRLLARIATINPALGEENRSVIANILAATENGWPRPGQAVQVDIRAQSAPHTLSVPLAAVLYEGNRASVFVKAGDNGFEQRIITLGRLTDDRAQVVEGLREGEEVATTQVFNLKALSRFEQFGEE; encoded by the coding sequence ATGTCCATTTGTCTTGTGTCCCGCAAGGCGCCGGCTACCGGCGCGCGCTTGCCCTTCCTTCGTCCGGCCCTGGGGCTGTTTACAGGACTCGTGCTGGTCGTCAGCGGCTGCGGCGACCCCGAACCGCCACCGGTGGCCGCGGCCGTGGAGGTGCCTCCGTCGCTTCAGATGGAGGCCGTCGCCGCGACCAACCTGGTGCGTCTCGACGCGCGGCAGGTCGACCAGCTCGACGTGCGCACCGAGGCCGTTTCGGCCTCCGCGATGCCTTTTTCGCTGCGCGTGCCGGGCGAAGTGCTGCCGGCTCCCGAACATTTTGCGCTCGTCAGCGCGCCGATCAGCGGGCGTATCGTCCGGATTCATGCCCATGAGGGCGAAGCCGTGCGCCAGGGGCAGATTCTGCTCGAACTCGAAAGCCTCGAATACGCCGGCCTGGTGGCCGACGTGATGCGCGCCCGCGCCGAGCTGAGCTACCAGCAGCAGCAGGCCGAACGCCTCAAGCAGCTGGTGGAGAAAAAGATCGCCGCGCAGAATACGCTGGAGAAAACGGAAGCGGATCTCAGCCGGGCCAAAGCCGAATACAGCGCGGCCAACGCCCGCATCTCCGCCCTCGGCATCTCGCCGGAGACGGTCGCCGGCTGGTCCGAAGAAACGGGCGCCGGCCCGATGCTGGCCGTCCGCGCGCCGATCACCGGCGTCATCGACCAGCACGATATCGATCTCGGCCAGTCGGTGACGGCCTATCAGCAGATGATGAGCCTGGTCAACCCCGCGCACGTCCTCATCCGCGGGTTCGTGCCGCCGGAGGAAGCCGAACTGATCCAGTCCGGCGACACCGTGTCCATCCAGAGCGTCGAGGCGCAGGGGCGCCGGCTGCTGGCCCGCATCGCCACGATCAATCCGGCCCTCGGGGAAGAAAACCGGTCGGTCATCGCCAACATCCTCGCCGCCACCGAAAACGGGTGGCCGCGTCCCGGCCAGGCCGTGCAGGTGGACATCCGCGCGCAGAGCGCCCCCCACACGCTGTCGGTGCCGCTGGCAGCGGTTCTGTATGAGGGCAACCGGGCGTCGGTTTTCGTCAAGGCCGGCGACAACGGGTTCGAGCAGCGCATCATCACCCTCGGCCGGCTGACGGACGACCGCGCCCAGGTGGTCGAGGGATTGCGGGAAGGCGAGGAAGTGGCCACGACCCAGGTGTTCAATCTGAAGGCGTTGAGCCGGTTCGAGCAATTCGGCGAAGAATAG
- a CDS encoding response regulator transcription factor, producing MKILLVEDEPRVAAFVEQGLSEEGYDITWAADGEKALSKGLEGTYDLVLLDVRLPDISGIEVCRQLRLVSPALPILMLTALDAVEDRVAGLRAGADDYLPKPFAFNELLARIEALLRRARLAPGAQALREGSLVLDPITRTCSSGGTPCELTQKEFDLLAYFLARKEQVLSREDIHRDVWGHDFDRGTNLIDVYVGYVRRKLQDAGSAARIEAVRGIGYRFLPNPD from the coding sequence ATGAAAATACTGCTCGTGGAAGACGAGCCGCGCGTCGCGGCGTTTGTTGAACAGGGTCTGAGCGAAGAGGGGTACGACATCACCTGGGCTGCCGACGGCGAAAAAGCGCTGTCGAAAGGGCTCGAAGGGACGTACGATCTCGTCTTGCTCGACGTACGGCTTCCCGACATCTCCGGCATCGAGGTGTGCCGCCAGCTGCGCCTCGTTTCGCCGGCGCTCCCCATCCTCATGCTCACGGCGCTCGACGCCGTGGAGGATCGCGTCGCCGGGTTGCGCGCCGGCGCGGACGACTATCTCCCCAAGCCGTTCGCCTTCAACGAACTCCTCGCGCGCATCGAGGCGCTGCTTCGCCGCGCCCGGCTGGCTCCCGGGGCGCAGGCGCTCCGCGAGGGATCGCTCGTGCTCGACCCGATCACCCGCACCTGTTCGTCAGGAGGCACCCCCTGCGAGCTAACGCAGAAAGAATTCGATCTTCTGGCGTATTTTCTTGCCCGAAAGGAACAGGTGCTCAGCCGGGAGGATATCCACCGGGACGTCTGGGGGCACGATTTCGACCGGGGCACCAATCTGATCGATGTGTACGTCGGATATGTCCGGCGCAAGTTGCAGGACGCCGGCAGTGCCGCCCGCATCGAGGCCGTCCGCGGCATCGGGTATCGGTTTCTGCCGAACCCGGACTGA
- a CDS encoding HAMP domain-containing sensor histidine kinase codes for MSTSSTDRASRRSTFRRRLVLSQGLVLALAFLIIGVLCWLATFGWLHYHAWTLLEEEAQEINFHIVGLDGELAPERYAWYEPHHLYREPRLDPYFAQVFDLSGDVIHASSNTRLFLAPFPDTLVTYSTSAFGTFSVLNTLTIDDSQLYFGNYPIIGRNGRKLGTLQIARYEPNIPGRLKEIAVGLSIGLIVLLFLLLFLTDRVAVRALGPLTSITRFANALSPNRMDERIPIPAEADWETTRLAETLNALLDRLEGALENMRRFTSNAAHELQTPLTVLRGHVEISLRRPRTPEAYQATLHTLAGEIDGMSRTIRSLLTLARLERGRVVLAGGFFDLSELIREETVPFARLAREKGLSWTEDLQTPALMKGHPDLMRDVIRNVLENALKFTQKGGIAVSTKVDGDRIAFTVNDSGIGIDSESLPFVTERFFRVESAQGAGSGLGLSLVDQIVALHDGSLEISSRPSVGTTVRIHFPRMPDDPTPSGDAHRDVTHPPEPHPSLA; via the coding sequence TTGAGCACGTCATCGACAGACCGAGCCTCCCGTCGCAGCACCTTTCGGCGCCGGCTTGTCCTGTCCCAGGGCCTCGTCCTCGCCCTCGCCTTCCTCATCATCGGGGTGCTGTGCTGGCTGGCCACCTTCGGCTGGCTGCATTACCACGCCTGGACGCTCCTCGAGGAGGAGGCGCAGGAGATCAATTTCCATATCGTCGGCCTCGACGGCGAGCTGGCGCCCGAGCGCTACGCCTGGTACGAGCCGCACCACCTCTACCGGGAGCCCCGGCTGGACCCGTACTTCGCCCAGGTATTCGACCTCAGCGGCGACGTCATCCACGCGTCCAGCAATACGCGGCTGTTCCTCGCCCCCTTTCCGGACACCCTGGTCACCTACAGCACGTCGGCTTTCGGCACCTTCAGCGTGCTGAACACCCTCACGATCGACGACTCCCAGCTGTATTTCGGCAACTACCCCATCATCGGGCGCAACGGCCGGAAGCTCGGAACGCTGCAGATCGCGCGGTACGAACCCAACATCCCCGGGCGGCTGAAGGAGATCGCGGTCGGGCTTTCGATCGGCCTGATCGTCCTGCTGTTTCTCCTGCTCTTCCTCACCGACCGCGTGGCGGTCCGCGCCCTGGGGCCGCTGACCTCGATCACCCGCTTCGCCAACGCGCTTTCGCCGAACCGGATGGACGAGCGCATCCCCATCCCGGCGGAGGCCGACTGGGAGACCACCCGGCTCGCGGAGACGCTGAATGCCCTGCTGGATCGGCTCGAAGGCGCGCTGGAGAACATGCGCCGGTTCACGTCGAATGCCGCGCACGAGCTGCAGACGCCGCTGACGGTCCTGCGCGGGCATGTCGAGATCTCGCTGCGCCGGCCGCGGACACCCGAGGCGTATCAGGCGACGCTCCACACCCTGGCCGGCGAGATCGACGGCATGAGCCGCACGATCCGGAGCCTGCTTACGCTGGCCAGGCTCGAGCGCGGCCGCGTCGTCCTGGCCGGCGGTTTTTTCGACCTCTCCGAACTGATTCGGGAAGAGACCGTCCCCTTCGCGCGGCTGGCCAGGGAAAAAGGGCTGAGCTGGACGGAAGACCTCCAGACGCCGGCCCTGATGAAGGGGCATCCCGACCTCATGCGGGATGTGATCCGGAACGTCCTCGAAAATGCCCTGAAGTTCACCCAGAAGGGCGGAATCGCCGTCTCGACGAAAGTCGACGGGGATCGGATTGCGTTTACCGTGAACGACAGCGGCATCGGGATCGATTCCGAGTCGCTTCCCTTTGTCACGGAGCGCTTCTTCCGGGTGGAGTCCGCGCAGGGCGCCGGCAGCGGGCTGGGCCTGTCGCTGGTGGACCAGATCGTGGCGCTGCACGACGGGTCGCTCGAGATTTCGTCCCGACCGTCGGTGGGCACCACGGTGCGCATCCATTTCCCGCGCATGCCCGATGACCCGACGCCGTCCGGGGATGCGCATCGAGACGTCACCCATCCCCCCGAACCGCACCCCTCCCTGGCATGA
- a CDS encoding phosphatase PAP2 family protein, with amino-acid sequence MKQYIYAGGRTRAWVVMGLVVMLFGAGMPAQAQRADLRRYVDWGLRDPIRLARMPDRTSAYILTGALVVVGTISLVDAGITDEVQEGYRGAFKTYTDFTNNFGGPYAVAPVAGVLGVSLLTRNRRFQDAAFTSAQALGYAGLLTIGIKAVIGRHRPADSDSPYVFTPFSGDTSFPSGHTTAVTAILVPWALYYPHPITWALVGFGAGGTALARIAKNRHWASDVAMGGFIGTTMAISLSRLHHRFDDRPMPVQARLGRDGMALTFTF; translated from the coding sequence ATGAAGCAGTACATCTACGCCGGCGGACGGACGCGCGCATGGGTCGTGATGGGTCTTGTCGTGATGCTTTTCGGCGCGGGGATGCCCGCGCAGGCGCAGCGGGCTGACCTCCGGCGCTACGTCGACTGGGGGCTGCGCGACCCGATCCGCCTCGCCCGCATGCCGGACCGCACGTCGGCCTATATCCTCACGGGGGCGCTCGTCGTCGTCGGCACGATCAGTCTGGTGGATGCCGGCATCACGGACGAGGTGCAGGAAGGGTATCGCGGGGCGTTCAAGACGTACACCGATTTTACGAACAATTTTGGCGGGCCGTACGCCGTAGCCCCCGTGGCCGGCGTGCTCGGCGTGTCGCTGTTGACCAGAAATCGCCGGTTTCAGGACGCCGCCTTTACGTCGGCGCAGGCCCTGGGGTATGCCGGCCTGCTCACGATCGGTATCAAAGCGGTAATCGGCCGGCACCGGCCGGCGGACAGCGACTCGCCGTACGTTTTTACGCCGTTTTCGGGCGATACCTCCTTTCCTTCGGGCCACACGACCGCCGTCACGGCGATACTCGTCCCCTGGGCGCTCTACTATCCGCACCCGATCACCTGGGCGCTGGTCGGGTTCGGCGCCGGCGGGACGGCGCTGGCGCGCATCGCCAAGAATCGGCACTGGGCTTCCGATGTCGCCATGGGCGGCTTCATCGGGACGACCATGGCGATCAGCCTATCCCGGCTTCATCACCGCTTCGACGACCGCCCGATGCCCGTCCAGGCACGGCTCGGACGCGACGGAATGGCGCTTACATTCACTTTCTAA
- a CDS encoding tetratricopeptide repeat protein → MLARITQSRYFLLYVLAGFALFAAIWFGARRPPAAGVASNWTAAPETARAQTAAAGDETFTPDKSNVNPSMHSQLEALRMRLVETPDDTTHLFRFARLLQDAHQPEEAARNYKHYLALHPENRQVWLDLTQTYGELEQWDEALRTVDDMLARYADDPSGLYNKGAILANTSRFEEARAIWTKVADQIDDPDVAVMARHSLQKLPPS, encoded by the coding sequence ATGCTCGCACGAATCACCCAGAGTCGCTACTTCCTGCTGTACGTCCTCGCCGGCTTCGCGCTGTTCGCGGCCATCTGGTTCGGCGCGCGCCGCCCGCCGGCTGCCGGCGTCGCCTCGAACTGGACCGCCGCGCCGGAGACGGCCCGGGCGCAGACCGCCGCCGCCGGCGACGAGACGTTCACGCCCGACAAGAGCAACGTCAATCCCTCGATGCATTCCCAGCTCGAAGCGCTGCGGATGCGCCTCGTCGAGACGCCGGACGACACCACGCACCTTTTCCGGTTCGCCCGCCTGCTGCAGGACGCGCACCAGCCCGAGGAGGCCGCGCGCAACTACAAGCATTATCTGGCGCTCCATCCCGAAAACCGGCAGGTCTGGCTCGACCTCACGCAGACCTACGGCGAACTCGAACAGTGGGACGAAGCGCTGCGCACCGTCGACGACATGCTCGCGCGGTACGCGGACGACCCGTCTGGTTTGTACAACAAGGGGGCCATTCTGGCCAACACCTCCCGTTTCGAGGAAGCGCGCGCCATATGGACGAAGGTCGCCGACCAGATCGACGATCCTGACGTCGCGGTGATGGCGCGTCATTCCCTGCAAAAGCTGCCTCCCTCTTAA